In the Daphnia pulicaria isolate SC F1-1A chromosome 2, SC_F0-13Bv2, whole genome shotgun sequence genome, one interval contains:
- the LOC124327053 gene encoding sodium- and chloride-dependent glycine transporter 1-like, with protein MVHKDHYETVNGDEAAPWVKESTIKMVDSQRNALDPVIVCQRDENIERGNWSNKLEFILSCFSYAVGLGTIWRFPYLCYRNGGGAFLIPYAIMYVFAGLPLFFFELSFGQYASEGPVSIWKVAPIFQGIGYAMFLISFFIGIYYNMVVAWSFRYLFASMAAVLPWTSCDNVWNTKNCRDFDFKNCTLLEGLVDSDRNCHIKSETNASYWNELELMKNASRLPADEYFHHRVLHISTGIHDLGPINWELALCLLLAWVCVFMVLLRGIKTFGKAVYFTALFPYLILTILLIRSATLPGFMDGIMFYLTPQWDKLTEASVWGDAAMQIFFSLSPCWGGLITLASYNRFHNNCFRDAVIVATGNVLTAFFAGFVIFGIIGFMAFELGTTVDKVATQGAGLAFAVYPEAVARLPIAPLWSILFFVMLLTLGLGTQFTVLETVVTTIVDLWPHKLRGRNHKWVLLACATIMFLLGLVMCTDGGMYVLQLIDTYAATFSALIIGMTEVCVIAWHYGVDRFLDDIRNMLGHDAPPRWYWRFVWKFFTPIIIVAILIFTLVDFKTLTYGDYTYPMEATILGFFIALSSVSMVPIVATYKILQLDGPIGERVRILLQPTSDWGPALQVHRIECGAPTHTDSQVPLTLPNCKFDDLELELGTVLEHDSENDNWINMKPTRPN; from the exons ATGGTTCACAAG GATCATTACGAAACCGTGAACGGAGATGAAGCAGCGCCCTGGGTCAAAGAGTCCACGATAAAGATGGTTGACAGCCAACGTAATGCCCTCGATCCTGTCATCGTGTGTCAACGGGACGAGAATATTGAACGCGGCAACTGGTCCAACAAATTGGAATTCATCCTCTCCTGTTTCTCATACGCTGTGGGTTTGGGAACTATATGGCGGTTTCCTTATCTATG TTATCGCAATGGCGGTGGAGCCTTCCTCATTCCGTACGCCATTATGTACGTCTTTGCTGGATTACCTCTGTTCTTTTTTGAACTATCGTTCGGGCAGTATGCCAGCGAAG GTCCCGTAAGCATTTGGAAAGTCGCTCCGATCTTCCAAG GAATCGGATACGCAATGTTTCTCATATCATTCTTCATCGGCATCTACTACAACATGGTGGTCGCATGGTCGTTTCGATACTTGTTTGCTTCCATGGCGGCGGTCCTTCCATGGACGTCATGTGATAATGTTTGGAATACTAAGA ATTGTCGcgattttgatttcaaaaactGCACATTATTGGAAGGATTAGTCGATTCTGATAGAAACTGTCACATCAAGTCAGAGACCAATGCCTCTTATTGGAATGAACTGGAATTAATGAAGAATGCTAGCAGGCTTCCTGCAGATGAATATTTCCA CCACCGAGTTTTACACATCAGCACTGGTATCCACGATTTAGGACCCATTAACTGGGAATTAGCACTGTGTCTACTCCTCGCCTGGGTCTGCGTCTTCATGGTACTTCTTCGTGGAATCAAGACTTTTGGAAAA GCAGTATATTTTACTGCTCTATTCCCCTACTTGATCCTGACCATTCTGTTGATTCGATCAGCCACACTACCAGGATTCATGGACGGCATCATGTTTTACCTGACTCCGCAATGGGATAAATTAACGGAAGCCAGCGTGTGGGGAGACGCAGCCATGcaaatcttcttctctctaTCGCCCTGCTGGGGAGGATTGATCACACTGGCAAGTTACAATCGATTCCACAACAACTGTTTCAG GGATGCCGTAATTGTAGCAACTGGAAACGTCTTGACAGCTTTCTTTGCCGGATTTGTCATCTTCGGTATCATTGGATTCATGGCCTTTGAACTGGGAACTACCGTCGATAAAGTTGCCACTCAAG GAGCTGGACTTGCATTTGCCGTCTATCCGGAAGCAGTAGCTCGACTGCCGATCGCTCCTTTGTGGTCGATCCTCTTTTTCGTCATGTTGCTGACGCTCGGTCTCGGAACTCAGTTCACCGTTTTGGAAACTGTGGTTAcaacaattgttgacctgtgGCCGCATAAACTTCGCGGAAGGAATCACAA gTGGGTGCTGCTGGCCTGTGCTACCATCATGTTTCTTCTTGGACTCGTTATGTGCACTGACGGTGGCATGTACGTCTTACAATTGATTGATACTTATGCCGCTACTTTCTCCGCGTTGATCATCGGAATGACGGAAGTTTGCGTGATCGCTTGGCACTATGGCGTTGATCGATTTCTCGATGACATCAGAAACATGCTCGGTCATGACGCACCTCCTCGTTGGTACTGGCGATTTGTATGGAAATTCTTCACGCCAATCATCATCGTC GCTATCTTGATTTTCACTCTGGTCGACTTCAAAACGCTGACGTACGGCGATTATACGTATCCCATGGAAGCCACTATCCTAGGATTTTTCATTGCTTTATCGTCTGTGTCTATGGTTCCTATCGTGGCGACCTACAAGATTCTCCAACTCGACGGTCCAATTGGCGAG CGCGTTCGGATTCTGTTGCAACCGACTAGCGATTGGGGTCCTGCACTGCAAGTTCATCGCATTGAGTGCGGTGCACCGACCCACACCGACTCTCAAGTGCCGTTGACTTTACCCAATTGTAAAT TTGACGACCTTGAGCTGGAGTTGGGTACGGTTCTGGAACACGACTCTGAAAATGATAACTGGATTAATATGAAACCCACCAGACCGAACTGA